CGGTGCGATCTCGACCATCGCCTGCCCCACGCTCGCCCGCGACTCGGGCAGCACCAGGGTCGCGCCGGAGAGCAGCGCCGGGTAGATCGTTGCGCCCCGTTCGACGGGGTCGGACAGGGGACGGAAGGACATCACCCGGTCGCCGGGCCCCATGTCGAAGGCCTCGATGGTGGCGCTTGCGGCCGCCGCGAGGTTGACGTGGCTGAGCAGCACCGAGGTCGGTTCCTCGAAGGTGCCGGACGTGGACGTGCCAACCGCGATGGCGTTCGGGTCCAGGTCGGCAGCGAGCGCCGTCATCGCGGTGCTCGGCTCCGGCACCGACGTGGCATCCACCGTCGGGAAGGGCGCCAGGACCGTCGAGGCGTACTCCTGCACGCCGGCGGGGTCCAGGTAGTACACGCGCCGCAGCTCCGGCAGCGCTCCCTCGTCGAGCAGCTCGAGGATCCCGTCGGCGGCGGCCTGCCCCTGGACGACGGCGACCACCGGTACGGCATCCCCCAGCTGCTGGCGAACGCGAGGAATCGGCGTGTTGGAGGGCACCCCGACGACCCGGGCGCCGATCAGCTGCAGGGCCAGGTCGATGATGACCCGGTCCTCGTGGGGCGCGAGCACCAGGGCGACGACGTCGTCTCGCTCGACCCCGTGCTCGCGGAGCGCGTTGGCGGTCGCGACCACGCGGGCGACGAGCGCCCTGGAGGTGGTCGCGGTCCACAGGCCGAACCGCTTCTGCAGCACGGCCACGGAGTCGGGGTTGGTGGCCGCACGTGCGGCCAACGGGGTCCAGATGGTCTCGAACATCACTCGGCTCCCAGGTAGGCCTCGACGACGGCGGGGGTCTGCTGGACCTCCGCCGGTGTGCCCAGCGCGATCGGCTCGCCGAAGTTCAGGGCGAGCACGCGGTCCGCGATGCTCATCACGACGGCCATGTCGTGCTCGATCAGCAGCACGGTGACGTCCAGCTCGGCCCGGATCTCGTAGATGAAGCGGACGACATCCAGCTTCTCCTCCACCGTCATGCCGGCCATGGGCTCGTCGAGCAGCAGCAGGTCGGGCTCCATGGCCAGCACGCGGCCCAGCTCGATCCGCTTCTGCAGGCCGTAGGGCAGGTCGCCGACGGGCTCGAAGCGCAGGTGCGAGATCTCCAGCAGGTCCATGACCCGTTCGACGGCGGCACGCGCCTCGACCTCCTCCTTCACGGCCCGGCGGGTGCGGAACCCCGAGGCGAAGACCCCACCACGCTGGTGGATGTAGCGCCCCAGCATCATGTTGTCGAGCAGCGACAGCTGGGGGAACAGGCCGAGGTTCTGGAAGGTCCGCGACAGGCCCATGCGCACGACCTGGTGGGGCTTGCGGCCCAGCAGGCTGTGGGTGGTCCCGCCGGCGTCGGTGTAGTCCACGACCGCGCCCGGGTTGGGTTGGTAGACGCCGGTGATGGCGTTGACCAGCGAGGTCTTGCCGGCGCCGTTGGGGCCGATGAGGGCGAACAGCTCGCCGCGCTGGACCTGGGCGGTCACCCCGTTGCAGGCCTTCAGCCCGCCGAACTGCACGGTGACGTCGCTGAGGGTCAGGATGGGGGCGGACTGGGTGGCGGGGGTGTCGGTCATGATCTGGGTGGCGGGGGCGCTCACGAAGCCCTCCCGGTGTAGCGGGCGACGACAGCCTCGTAGGCGTCCTTGGCATCTCCGGCGCCGCCCAGGTAGTACTCCTGCACGTAGCCGTCCTCTCGCAGGTCCTTGCTGGTCCCCTCGACCACGACCCGTCCGGTCTCCATCACGTAGCCGTACTTGCTGTGGGCGAGGGCGACGCGGGCGTTCTGCTCGATGGCGAGCACCCCCATCCCCTCCTCCTCGTTGAGCTGGCTGAGCAGGTCGAACAGGTCCCGCACGATCATGGGGGCCAGTCCCAGCGACAGCTCGTCGCAGATCAGCAGGCTCGGCTTGGCCATCAGCGCGCGGCCGACGGCGATCATCTGCTGTTCCCCGCCGGAGAGATATCCCGCACGATCGCTGCGGCGGGACACGAGCTGCGGGAACAGCTCGAACATCTTCTCCAGGTCGGCGTCGATCCCGTCGCCGTCGCTGCGGCTCGCTGCACCGACCAGCAGGTTCTCCTCCACCGTCAGGCGGGGGAACAACATGCGTCCCTCCGGCACCTGGCAGACACCGGCACGCACGACCTTGCGGGCGCCCGCAGCCTCGATGGGTTGCCCGTCGAGGGTGATGCTGCCTTGGCTGACGTTGCCGTCGTGCACGAAGAGCAGGTTGGTGATGGCCCGGACGAGGGTGGTCTTGCCGGCACCGTTGGCACCGAGGACGGACACGAATCCGCCCGGCGGGACCTGCATCGACACGCCGTCGAGCGCGATGACGCTGCCGGCGTAGTCCACCGCCAGCCCCTGGACCACCAGTCCTTCGTTCAGCTGCTGTACGGCCACGAGCTCACGTATCCCTTCATGGACTTCCACACGCCGACCAGGCCCGTGGGGCGGGCGACCAGCACGATGACGATCAGGACACCGAAGATCGCCAGGTTCGTTTCGTTGGCGTAGTCCTGCAGGAACTCCACCGAGCGGATGCCGGGGACCTCGGCCCGGATCCAGTCGAACAGCACCGGCGCCATGTAGTAGAAGAACGCGCCGAACACCGCGCCTTGGAACGACGAGATCCCGCCGACGATGATCATGATGGCGTAGAAGAGCACCAGCTCGAAGGGGAACGAGTCCTCGCCGCGGGCGCCGATGTAGTAGGCACCGAGGGCACCGGTGAGGGAGGCGAAGGCCGAGGACAGGGCGAACGCCGTCAGCTTGGTGCGGGTGACGTTGATGCCGATCAGCGACGCCGAGACGTCCTTCTCGGCGATGGCCATGAAGGCGCGCCCCTCGCGGCTGCGGACCACGTTGGAGAGGAAGAGGACCGACAAGGTCGCCATCGGGAGGAGCACCCAGTACCAGCGGAAGTTGCCGGCGATGGCGAAGATCCCGTTGTCGTCCGGGGTGATGAACGGCAGCCAGTGCAGCCAGGCGGGCACCTCGGGGGCGGTGAAGATGATCGCGTTGAAGCCGAAGTAGCCCACGATGAACTTCTTGTAGGCCAGCAGGAAGAAGAAGTGGACGCCGAAGGTGGCGATCAGCAGGTACAGGCCCTGGAAGCGCAGGGCCGGCAAGCCGACGATCACCCCGACCAGGCCACCGACGATCAACGACGCCACCATGACGACGACGAAGTTGACCCCGTGCAGCTGGCCCATCCAGGCACCGAGCATGGTCCCGAGCATGAGGAAGGCGGCGTGGGCCACGCTGACCTGGTGGGTGTAGCCCAGCAGCAGGTTGAACGCGGCCGCGCCGATCGTGGCGATGAGCGCGAGGTTGATGGCGGGGAACCACGCCGTCCACGGGAAGTCCAGCGGCGGATCGAAGCCGGAGGACAAGGCGAAGGGAACCGCGATGGCAACGAGAACGACGGCGAGGGCGAGGAGTCGCTGCCCGCGTGTGCGGAGCAGGCGGAGGTCCTGGCGGTAGTCGGTGGTGGCAGTCTTCATGACGTGCTCCTCAGACCCGGACGAGCTGTCGAGTGCCGTACAGCCCGGACGGGCGCCACAGCAGGACGGCGAACATGATCCCGAAGGCGATGACGTCGCGGTACTCCGCACCGAGGTACCCCGCGCCGACGCTCTCGACGATCCCGACCAGCAGGCCACCGAGGATGGCGCCGCCGACGGAGTCGATCCCGCCGAGGATCGCCGCGGGGAAGGCCCGAAGGCCGATCACCGCCACGCCGAGCGACACCGACGGGGTGTAGTGGGCGTACATGACGCCACCGATGGCCGCCATCGTCAGACCGATGCCCCAGGCCGCCGCGTAGATGCGGTTGGGGTCGATGCCCATCGCGGCGGCAGCCTCGAGGTTCTCGGCAACCGCGCGCATGTGCAGACCCAGCCGGCTGCGCTGGAAGAAGACGAGGAACGCGCCGACGGAGATGGCAGCGGCGAGCACCATGAACCCGTTGACGTAGGGGATGGTGACCGTGCCGAAGTTCAGCTGGCCCTGCGGAAGGGCGGTCAGGCGGCCGCGGGGGGTCGGGCCGTAGAAGATCAGCAGCCCGGCGCGGATGACGATCTCCAGGCCGACGGTGACCAGCACCACGGAGAAGAACGGCTTGCCGACCATGTGCCGCATGATCCCGTAGTGCAGGATCACCCCGACCGCGGCGAGGATCACGGCGATCACCACGAGGCTGACGGCGAACGGCAGCTCGAGCACGTCGATGAAGGTCACCGCCAGGTAGGTGGCGATCATCAGGAAGGAGCCGTGCGCGAAGTTCAGGACCGAGGTGGCCTTGAACACGAGCACGAAGCCCAGGGCGACCAGCGCGTAGATCGCGCCGATCGCTATCCCGTTGAGGAGGAGTTGCAGCAGGAACACCGCGTGGACCTTCCGTAGGCTCTTGGTTTCGGGGGGTGGGTAGGGATCAGCTGGCGGTGTCGGCGAACGGGCGGTCCGGATGGCCCGGGTACCAGTCGTCGGGAATCGCGTCCCATGGGGGCTCGGAGTCGACCCCGTGCAGGGTGTGCTCCACGACGGTCCATTCGCCGTCGCGGCGTTCGAGCACGTCGACGATCCGGGCCCACAGCTGCCAGATGCGGCCGTCGGACTTCATCCGGTGCACCGCGTCGACGTAGGCCATCAGCTCGGCCCGGTCGCCATCGACGGTGACCTGGAAGTTGGAGACGTGATGGGAGGTGCGGCCGTACTGGCCGAGCACCGCGGCAAGGGTGCGGGCGTAGGCGTCACGACCCTCCACCACACGACCGGTCATGATGTCGATGCGCGCGTCCTCGGCGAAGACCGCCGCGGCCCCTTCGGGGTCCTTGGCGTCGACTCGGTCGAAGTAGGTGACGAACACCTGCTCGACCTCTCGGATTGCGGCCAGATCGGTCACGCGGAGCGGCTCCTCAGCATTGATGGCACTAACTTACCGAATGGTCGGTAAGTTAGTCTAGCCCCGCATCGTCCGGGGACTCAACAAGTATATTCATACGCATGGATTACCTGGGCCAGCACATCGGACGAATCGTCCGCGAACGGGCCAGCACGTCACCCGACGTGCCGGTCGTCACGATCAGCCCGGACGGGGCGGAACCGGGGACCCCCGGCGTCCCGATCACCTACGCCGAGCTGGACGACCGGACCGAGGTCATGGCCGCCGCCCTGACCCGAGCGGGGGTCACGAAGGGCGATCGGGCCGCGGTGATGCTGGCCAACGGGCCGTCGTTCGTGCACAGCTGGATCGGCATGGCGAAGGCGGGCGTGGTCGAGGTGCCGCTGCACACCGCATCGCGAGGCGACGGGCTGCGCCACGCCCTGGGCCTGACCGGCGCATCGCTGGCCGTGGTCGACGAGCGGGCGCTGCAGCGCATCGGCGATGTGGCCCACGACCTGCCGTCGTTGCGGACGCTGGTGGTCTGCGGTGACCCGGACGATCTGCCCGGTCGGGTCGGTGGCGCCGACGTGGTGTCCATGTCGGACTTCGTGCACGGCGTCCGGCCGGGGCCGGCGGTGGACGTGGCGGACACCGATCCATCGGTGGTGCTGTTCACCTCGGGCACGACCGGTCCGTCGAAGGGTGTCGTGCTGTCGCATCGGGCGAACACCCGGCTGGCGTGGTCGGTGGGGCAGGGCGCCGGCTTCCAGCGAAGCGAGGTGCTGTTCACGACCTTCCCGTTGTTCCACGTCGCCGCCCGATACGTCTCGACCCTCGCGGCGATGCTGGTGGAGGGCCGCGTCGTCATCCGCGAACGCTTCTCCGCCAGCCGGTTCTGGGAGGAGTGCGCAGAGGAGGGCGTGACGGCCGTGCACTACCTGGGCTCGCTGCTCACGATGTTGCTCAAGCAGCCCGCCCGGTCGGTGGACAGCGGCCACGGGGTGCGGGTGGGGTACGGGGCGGGTGCACCCAAGCCGGTGGCCGAGGCGTTCACCGAACGGTTCGGGGTGCCGCTGCACGAGCTGTACGGCATGACGGAGACGGGCGCGGTGACGATGAACCGGGCCGGCGCGTACCGGCTGGGCTCGTGCGGCACGGCGCTGGAGGACTGCGAGGTCGCCGTGGTCGGTGCCGATGACGAGGCGTTGCCTGCGGGCGAGGTCGGGGAGATCGTCACCCGCCCGTCGGTGCCACACATCATGATCGAGCAGTACGAGGGCATGCCCGAGGCGACGGTGGACGCCTTCCGGAATCTCTGGTTCCACACCGGCGACCGGGGCTGGCTGGACGCCGACGGCTTCCTGCACTTCGTCGGCCGACAGAAGGACGCCATCCGGCGGCGGGGCGAGAACGTGTCGGCCTTCGAGGTCGAGGTGGTGCTGGAGGATCACCCGTCGGTGGCGGGCAGCGCCGTGGTCGGTGTGCCCGACGAGATCAGCGGCGAGGAGATCCTGGCCTACCTGGAGCTGCGCGAGGGGGCGGTTCTGGACGTCGCGTCGGTGCTGGACCACTGCCAGACCCGCCTGCCCCACTTCGCGGTCCCCCGCTACGTCGCTGCCGTGGCGTCCCTCCCCCGCAACACCTCCCAGCGGGTCCAGAAGCACCTCCTGGACGTCTCCGCCACCGCGGACGGCGTCGTCGACCGCGAGGCGATCGGCTACGTCGTCACCCGCTGATCCCGGAACGGATCGGCGGGTTGGGTCAGGTTGAGAGGCGGGCGGCGACGTCTGGGGCGAAGCGGTCGGCGAGGGCCTGCAGCGCCGCGTCATCCTTGGTGGACACCGGGTGGGGAACCATGACCGTGGGGTAGGCGGGCGCGCCGAGGGTTGCCCCGAAGCGGGCGGCCAGGCCCTGGAAGGGCTCGGTCATGACGAGCGTGGCGGGGATTCCCAGCCGCTCGAACTGGACGGAGTCGTGCAAACTGCACGCGGTGCACGCACCTCAGTCACCGAGGCCGGAGATGACCAGGTGCGAGCGGGCCGCCAGCATCCGGGTCACGTCGGCGTCCAGCGGGGCACCGGCAGAGGGTTTGGTGTGGACCTCGACGTGGGCGACGCCCAGGAGGTCGCGGAGCCGCTCGCCGATGTGGCTGAGCAGCGCCTTGGCGTTGGGCTTGCCGTTGTCGACGACGAGCAGCCGGGCGTCGGTGGGAAGGGGGACGCGGGGGGCAAGCTCCAGCGCGTCGGCAGCGGCGTCGGCCATGTCGGGCCGGTGGACGCGGATAACGGTCACGGCCGCTCCTCCCCCACTGGCGGGAGGGTGACCTCGCAGCCGTCGGGGCCGCAGTCGGGCAGCGCCTCGCCCGGCGGGCGGACACGCCGGCTGACCGCACGGGCCAGGGCGACGTCGACCGGGGCCCACGACGGGATGTAGGCCGACCAGCCCGCCCCGGCGCCGCCGGCGGTCACGACGAACACGTCGTCGGGGGTCGGCACGGTCGCAAGCTTGCCGTCCGCCCCGGGAACCAGGTCGTGGGAGCTGCCCTCCGGCAGGTCGATGCCTGCCGCCAACAGCTCGTCGGGGGTGATGCGTGAGGCCTCGGCGAGGAACTCCTGGACGTCGCGGCGACTCCAGCCGGCCTCGACGACGGCGAGCTGGTGTTCGTGGCCGAGGACGACGACGCCCTGGCCACCCTTGCCGGACACGAAGTTGGAGGGGACCTTCATCGCGGCGGCGAAGGTCAGCAGCAGGCGTTCGGGGTCCTCGACCAGGTGGTTGGCGACCTGCCGGGGCCCCTCGCTGGGCACGACGGTGACCACGGTGTCGTCGGGAGCGAAGCCGAGGTCGGCGGCCAACGGTTGCCACGGCGAACGCGGCGGGTCCTCGGCGAAGCAGAGGGTGTACTTGCCGGGGTGGCCCATCGAGCTGCCGTCGAGCCCACCGCTCTTGGCACCGAGCACGTTGCTGGCCACGAGGCGGAGCGTCCGGCCGATCGTGGCGTTGGCGCGGTTGCCCGAGCCCAACGCGTTGTGCGTGCCGTTCATCCCCACCTCGCGGGCCATGGGGCCGCTGACGATGGTGCAGATCGCGGCGCCGCCGGTGCTGGTGGTGGCGGTGTGGGCGTTGAACGCCGGGTCGAGCATCGCCGACACCCCGGCGATGACGATCGGGAAGTACTCCGGCTTGCAGCCGGCCATGACGGCGTTGATGGCGGCCTTCTCGACCGTGACGGCGATCCCGCGCTGAGGGACGGTGCCGAGGACGTCGTCGGGGTCGGTCACCCCGGCGGCCAGCATCATGTCGAGGACACGGTCGGGGGTTGGGGGGACGATCGGCAGGCCGTCGGTCCACCCCTCCTCGAAGAAGCGTTCCTGCACGTCGACGTCATCGATCTCGATGAGGTCCGTCATGTGGCCTTCTCCTCCTTCCGGTGCAATGATGCGCACAATACTACCAACCGTCCGGTTGGTAAAGACGTTGGGGAGGCAAGGCGTGACTGCTCGTACGGCCCGCGTGTCGCTGACGGTGGCGATGGCGCTGTGGGGCCTGCAGTTCGTCGCCAACCACGAGCTGCTGGAGGTGCTGACGGCGACGGAGATCGTGGTCGTCCGGTTCATCGCGGTGGTCGCCGCGGTGGGCGCGATCCTGCTGTTCGTGCCCCGTCTGCGTCCGAGGTTGGACCGTCGGGACGTCGTGATCCTGGTGTTCGCCGGGTTGTTGTCGGTCCCGGGCTCCCAGCTGCTGCTGGCGACGGGGCAGAACTACCTCGCCCCGGCGATGGCGGGGCTGGTGGTGGCGACCCAGCCGGCGGTGACCGCGGCCATGTCGGCGCTGGTGCTGCGCGAGCGGGTGTCGCCGCGTGCGGTCGTCGGCATGGTGCTGGCGCTGGTCGGCGCGGCCGTGGTGATCGTCTTCGCGACGGGAGGAGGGACGGCGCTGACCGTCCGCAACCCGTGGGGCGCGGCGCTGGTGTTCCTGGCCCAGGTGTCCTTCGCCGGATACACGGTGCTGACGAAGGCCGTGCAGGGGCGGATGAACCCGCTGACGTTGACGTTCGCGGGGTTGTTGTTCGGCGCGGTGTGGCTGGTGCCGCTGGCGCCGGGTGCGCTGGCCGGCATCGGCGCGCTGGAGGGGCTGCGGTGGCTGTGGTTCATCCAGCTCGTGGTCGGCGGGACGTTGATCCCCTACATCGTGTGGAACCTCGCGCTGGGGGTGCTGCCCGCCAACGAGGTCGGCAGCTACACCTTCCTCGTCCCGCTCTTCGGGGTGGCGTGGAGCTGGACGATCCTGCGGGAGGACCTGTCGCTGATCGGCCTGGCCGGCGGCGCCCTGATCGTCCTCGGCGTGGTCCTGACCCAGGCCCGTGGCCGCCGCGCCGCCGTCGAACCCACCCTCGCCGACGTGGGCAGCCCTCCCGCCGCCTGACCCCCGACCCCCCGACCCCCCCGGCCTGGTCCGACCGATCGGCGCGGCTATCGGCGCGATCGGGGCCCAACCCACCCATACGCGCGTTGGGGCACGATCCGCTCGGTCCGCCGGCGCGACTATCGGCGCGATCGGGGCCCAACCCACCCATACGCGCGTTGCGGCACGATCCGCTCGAGTCAGGCGGCCGGAGTGGGTCGGCCATCGGCGCGATCGGGGCCTGCGTCGGCCATCGACGCGGTTCGGCACGATCCGCTCGAGGAGCGCCGGGGAGCCGGGGACGCCGACCACGCTGTGGGCGGTAGGCTCTCGCCGTCGCAGTCGAGCAGGCCAGGGGTGGTCGAGGTGAAGCAGCGTGTGTCGCGTGCCGTCATCGCGGCGGTGGTGGTGCTGGGGTCAGCGGTTGCCAGCGGGTGCTCCACGGCGGAGATCCCCGGCATGGCCGACGTGCTCGACCTGCCCACCGACGGCTCGCACGTGCTGACGAGCGGCGAGGACTGGCAGCTCGTCGTCACGCCGCACCAAGCACTGGAGCTCAGGCAGGAGCGGCGCATATCTGGCGTCAGCGACTACACCCGACCCATCACCCTGACCGAGGCGCACGGCTTCGATGCCACGAGGAACGGGAACCCGGTCACGGTGGTCGCCGGGCCGGTGGGTGACGACGCTGCCCGCGTCGAGGTGGAGAGCCTCAACGGCGTCGTCGATGACGCAGCGATCGTGCGCGCACACGGCCTGACGTGGTTCTGGCTGGAGCTGGCCGACGACGACCTCTTCCAGATCACCGCCTACGACGACCAGGGCGAGATCCTCGATCAGCGGCGGTAGGCCGATGCCAGGCGGGACAGGATGTCCGCCAGGTCGCAGGGGTGATCGAGCATCAGGTGGTGGTGGCCCGGCTCGACCAGCAGCTCGAGGTCGGGGTCGGCAGCGGCCATGTGGGTCAGGCGGTCGCGCTGCTCGACCGGCACGACGGGCGAGTCGTCGGCCACGATCACCGTCGCTGGACAGCGGGCACTTTCCAGGACCACGCCCACATCCCCAGGCCGGTCGGGTGGGTGCCCCACGAACAGGGCGGGGTCGAACGCCCACGTCCACCCCTCGGCATGTTCGACCACGGCGTGGGCCGCGAGGTGCGCCAGCAGGGAGGGGTGGACGACCGGCTGGGCGGGCAGCAGCCGGAACCGCCTGGTCAGCGCCTCCGCAGAGCTGGCATACCGCCGGGCGGCCATGATCTGCTCGGCGTGGCCGATGGACTCCGGCGGCGGGATGTCCAGCGGCGTGTCGACGACCACCACTCCCCCGAGCCTGTCGCCGTGGGCTGCCCCGACCATCGCCGCCACGACCCCGCACATCGAGTGCCCCACGACCACGGGGGACGGCCCGCCCACCTCCTCCACCACGGCCATCACCTGGTCGACCCAACCGGTGAAGGAGTAGCGGTCGAGGTGCGACGACCGGCCGTGGCCGACCATGTCCAGCGCGACGACGTGCCATCGGTCCGCCAGCAGTCCGGCCACGGCGCTCCACCATCCGGCGTGCGCCCCGCCGCCGTGCAGGACGACCAGGACCGGGCACCCGAGCGTCCCCCACTCCAACCGGTGGTGGTCCACCCCATCGACGGTCGTCACGACCGAACGCGGCTCGCGGGCGAGGGCGGCGCCCAACCAAGGCGGCGAAGGACTGGTCATACGACGGATCCTGCCATAGTTTACTTATCAGTAAGTCACCTGCGCCGAGGAGCCGCCATGTCCAACACCGCCAACGACCTCGAGGCCATCCGTGGGCTGCTCGGCCGATACGCCGACCACATCGACGCGGTGGACCTCGACGGCCTCGCCACGCTGTTCACCGAGGACGCGACCGCGTGGCTGCTGGGCACCGAGCTGACCGGTCGCGACGAGATCATCGATTACGTCGGAAAGGCGCTGGATCGGTGCGAGGCCACCAGCCACCTCATCGGCAGCCACGTCGTGGACGCCGCGTGGGACAGCGCCACCCAGACGGCGGTGGTGCAGGCGTTCCACCGCTTCCGCGACACCGGCGAGACGTGGCTGCTGCACGGCCGGTACGTCCAGTCCCTCGTCCTCACCGGCGACGGGTGGAGGATCACCCGCCACGAGCTGCACGGCATCGGCTCGGAGCCCGACGGTGGCGGACCGTCCCGCAGCTACAGCGGCCACCCCCGCCGCCGGACACCGCAGACCACCTGACCCACCCTCAACCGAACGAGGGGGATCAGCGCGACGCGGCCAGGACCGAGCGCGTCGCTGCGGCGGCCATGGCGACCGCCTTGGTCGTCGGCATCCGCCCGAGGCGAGGCGAGATGACCTCCACGCACAACGGCGTGTCGACCAGCACGTGCCGCAACGCACCGAGGAAGCCGGACAGGTCGAACGTGCCGTCACCGGGCAGCTCGCGTTCCATCGTCTCCTCCTCCAGCGGGATGTCGTCCTGCCGTGGTCCGGCGTCGTCGACCTGCACGGCGGCGACCAGATCGGCGGGGACGTCCTCCAGCAGCCCGAGGTCGTCGCCACCGCGGAAGTGATGCCAGCTGTCGATGACCACCCCGCCGTTCGGGCGCCCGGCATCCTCCACGATCCGCCTCGCGGACGGCAGGTCGGGCACGGTGGTCCAGGGCAGGTACTCCAGCCCCACGGCCAGCCCGTGTTCGGCGGCCCGGTCGCACAGGCCGGCGAACGTCGACGCCACCCGGTCAGGGGGTCCCTCGACGTCGCCGACGACGGTGACGTGCCGGCCGCCGAGGGCGTCGGCCAGCTCGAACACCCGCTGCTCGTGGCGCTGCGCGCTGGCCAGCGGTTCGCCCGTGGCACCCCAGCCGCTGATCACATCGATCTCGACCACGTCGAGACCGCCCTGGCGAAGCATCGCCTGCATGTCGGCGTCCGACAGGCCGGCCTCGTGGGCGCGTGTCCGGTCACCCGGACGCAGGCCGATGCCGTCGAATCCGGCCGCAGCAGCCGCGGTGACCCGGGCCTCGAACGGCGCGTCGGGCACGGTCATGACCGACAACGCCAGCTCGGGGGACATCACCGGGACGCCCCAGTCAGGACGCCGGAACCGCGTCGTGTGCGACCGGCAGCGACTTCAGCGCGCGGGACGCCAGGCTCGGCACGTACTCCAGGGTCGCGTCGTCGGCCAGGCGCAGGCCGGGCAGCCGCTCGACGATGCTCTGCAGCATGTGCCGCATCTCCAGCCTGGCCAGCTGCGCTCCGATGCAGGCGTGGATGCCCCGTCCGAAGGCGACGTGCCGGTTGGGATGGCGGGTGATGTCCAGCGACCCGGCGTCGTCGAAGTAGTCGGGGTCGTGGTTGGCCCCGGCCAGCGCGAGGAAGATCCGGTCGCCCGCCGGGACCGTCACCCCGTCGAGCTCGATGTCCTCCAGCACCCAGCGCACCAGCACCTTGATCGGCCCGTCGATGCGCAGCAGCTCCTCCACCGCCTTGGCGGCCATGTCGGGGTCCTGCCGCATCGCCTCCATCTGCTCGGGGTTGCGCAGCAGGGCGAGCACGCCGTTGGCGGTGGCGTTGATGGTGGTCTCGTGGCCGGCGAACAGCAGCAGCGCCAGCATGCTGAGCAGCTCCTGGTCGTCCAGCCGGTCGCCGTCCTCGACGGGGGCGGCGAGGGCGCTGATCATGTCCTCGCCCGGTTCGGCACGGGCGGCGTCGACCAGCCCCTGCAGGTAGGCGAACATCTCCTCGATACCGCGCAGCGCCCGTTCGTGGCGGTCACCGCGTGCGGCCCCGCCGGCCCCGAAGGCGACCAGCGCGAGCTCGTCGGACCATGCGCGGAAGCGGTCCTGGTCCTCCAGCGGCACACCCATCATCTCGGCGATGACGGCGGCGGGCAGCGGGTAGGCGACGTGGTGGATCAGGTCCCGTTCACCGGAGGCGATGAAGTCGTCGAGGATCTGGTCGACGCGGGCCTGGATGGCCTCGCCCATGAGGCTGATCCGCTGGCCCTTGAAGGCTCCGGCGGCGAGCTTGCGCAGGCGGGTGTGGGCGGGCGGGTCGGACACGACCATCCACGACTTGAGGATCTCCAGGATCCGCGAGGCCGACGACTCCTCCCCCGGGGCGTCCTCGGCACGGGCCCGGGCCAGCACCGGCGCGACGCGGTCGGAGGACAACCGGCGGTCGGTCAACGCCGACTCCACGTCGCGGTAACGGGCGACGATCCAGGCCTGGTGGCGGTCGGACCACACCGCCGGGGCGGTGTCGC
The nucleotide sequence above comes from Euzebya pacifica. Encoded proteins:
- a CDS encoding sugar phosphate isomerase/epimerase family protein; this encodes MSPELALSVMTVPDAPFEARVTAAAAAGFDGIGLRPGDRTRAHEAGLSDADMQAMLRQGGLDVVEIDVISGWGATGEPLASAQRHEQRVFELADALGGRHVTVVGDVEGPPDRVASTFAGLCDRAAEHGLAVGLEYLPWTTVPDLPSARRIVEDAGRPNGGVVIDSWHHFRGGDDLGLLEDVPADLVAAVQVDDAGPRQDDIPLEEETMERELPGDGTFDLSGFLGALRHVLVDTPLCVEVISPRLGRMPTTKAVAMAAAATRSVLAASR
- a CDS encoding nuclear transport factor 2 family protein, translating into MSNTANDLEAIRGLLGRYADHIDAVDLDGLATLFTEDATAWLLGTELTGRDEIIDYVGKALDRCEATSHLIGSHVVDAAWDSATQTAVVQAFHRFRDTGETWLLHGRYVQSLVLTGDGWRITRHELHGIGSEPDGGGPSRSYSGHPRRRTPQTT
- a CDS encoding cytochrome P450 — its product is MTTTALDDVDLLSPEATEDPYATMQALRDTAPAVWSDRHQAWIVARYRDVESALTDRRLSSDRVAPVLARARAEDAPGEESSASRILEILKSWMVVSDPPAHTRLRKLAAGAFKGQRISLMGEAIQARVDQILDDFIASGERDLIHHVAYPLPAAVIAEMMGVPLEDQDRFRAWSDELALVAFGAGGAARGDRHERALRGIEEMFAYLQGLVDAARAEPGEDMISALAAPVEDGDRLDDQELLSMLALLLFAGHETTINATANGVLALLRNPEQMEAMRQDPDMAAKAVEELLRIDGPIKVLVRWVLEDIELDGVTVPAGDRIFLALAGANHDPDYFDDAGSLDITRHPNRHVAFGRGIHACIGAQLARLEMRHMLQSIVERLPGLRLADDATLEYVPSLASRALKSLPVAHDAVPAS
- a CDS encoding DMT family transporter, encoding MTARTARVSLTVAMALWGLQFVANHELLEVLTATEIVVVRFIAVVAAVGAILLFVPRLRPRLDRRDVVILVFAGLLSVPGSQLLLATGQNYLAPAMAGLVVATQPAVTAAMSALVLRERVSPRAVVGMVLALVGAAVVIVFATGGGTALTVRNPWGAALVFLAQVSFAGYTVLTKAVQGRMNPLTLTFAGLLFGAVWLVPLAPGALAGIGALEGLRWLWFIQLVVGGTLIPYIVWNLALGVLPANEVGSYTFLVPLFGVAWSWTILREDLSLIGLAGGALIVLGVVLTQARGRRAAVEPTLADVGSPPAA
- a CDS encoding alpha/beta fold hydrolase; this translates as MTSPSPPWLGAALAREPRSVVTTVDGVDHHRLEWGTLGCPVLVVLHGGGAHAGWWSAVAGLLADRWHVVALDMVGHGRSSHLDRYSFTGWVDQVMAVVEEVGGPSPVVVGHSMCGVVAAMVGAAHGDRLGGVVVVDTPLDIPPPESIGHAEQIMAARRYASSAEALTRRFRLLPAQPVVHPSLLAHLAAHAVVEHAEGWTWAFDPALFVGHPPDRPGDVGVVLESARCPATVIVADDSPVVPVEQRDRLTHMAAADPDLELLVEPGHHHLMLDHPCDLADILSRLASAYRR